Proteins encoded within one genomic window of Citrobacter amalonaticus Y19:
- the ybiB gene encoding DNA-binding protein YbiB, which yields MDYRKIIKEIGRGKNHARDLDLDTARGLYTHMLNGDVPELEMGGVLIALRIKGEGEAEMLGFYEAMQNHSITLTPPVAKPMPIVIPSYNGARKQANLTPLLAILLHKLGFPVVVHGVSEDPTRVLTETIFELMGITPTRHAGQAQAKLDGHQPVFIPVSTLCPPLEKQLAMRWRLGVRNSAHTLAKLATPFAEDAALRLASVSHPEYVPRVAKFFSDIGGRALLMHGTEGEVYANPQRCPQISLIDSAGSRVLQNRQSDMPDEPIPLPAAKDPETTARWIERCLAGSEPVPASLKIQMACCLVATAEVATLEEGLARVNDNF from the coding sequence ATGGATTATCGCAAAATTATTAAGGAGATCGGCCGGGGCAAAAACCATGCCCGCGATCTGGACCTGGACACAGCCCGCGGTCTGTATACTCACATGCTCAACGGGGATGTGCCTGAACTGGAGATGGGTGGCGTGCTGATTGCGCTGCGTATTAAAGGGGAAGGGGAAGCTGAAATGCTGGGCTTTTATGAGGCGATGCAAAACCATTCCATTACGCTGACCCCGCCGGTTGCGAAACCGATGCCGATTGTCATTCCCAGCTATAACGGCGCGCGTAAACAGGCGAACCTGACGCCGCTACTGGCCATTTTGTTGCACAAGCTGGGTTTTCCCGTGGTGGTGCATGGGGTGAGTGAAGATCCGACCCGCGTGCTGACGGAAACGATTTTCGAGCTGATGGGGATTACCCCGACGCGGCATGCCGGACAAGCGCAGGCAAAGCTGGATGGACATCAGCCGGTCTTTATTCCGGTGAGTACGCTCTGCCCGCCGCTGGAAAAACAGCTGGCAATGCGCTGGCGGCTGGGCGTGCGTAACAGCGCGCATACGCTGGCGAAGCTGGCGACGCCGTTTGCTGAGGACGCTGCGCTGCGACTTGCCAGCGTGTCGCATCCGGAATATGTGCCGCGCGTGGCGAAATTCTTCAGTGATATTGGCGGGCGCGCGCTGTTGATGCATGGAACCGAAGGTGAGGTTTACGCCAACCCACAGCGTTGTCCGCAGATTAGCCTGATTGATAGCGCTGGCTCCAGGGTGTTACAGAACCGACAAAGCGACATGCCCGACGAACCCATACCGCTGCCTGCGGCAAAGGATCCTGAGACGACCGCGCGCTGGATCGAACGCTGTCTGGCGGGAAGCGAGCCGGTACCGGCATCGTTGAAAATCCAGATGGCCTGCTGCCTGGTGGCAACGGCAGAAGTGGCAACACTCGAGGAAGGACTGGCGCGGGTGAACGACAATTTTTAG
- the ybiJ gene encoding DUF1471 family protein YbiJ, which translates to MKTIKYAVAAVALSTLSFGVFAAEPVTAAQAQSMNKIGVVSAEGATTLDGLEAKLAEKAAAAGASGYSITSANNNNKMSGTAVIYK; encoded by the coding sequence ATGAAAACTATCAAATATGCTGTTGCCGCTGTTGCCCTGTCTACCCTGTCTTTTGGCGTTTTCGCTGCCGAACCTGTTACGGCTGCTCAGGCGCAAAGCATGAATAAAATCGGTGTGGTTTCTGCTGAAGGCGCAACCACGCTGGACGGCCTGGAAGCAAAACTGGCTGAGAAAGCCGCTGCTGCTGGCGCAAGTGGTTACAGCATCACGTCTGCCAACAACAACAACAAAATGAGCGGTACTGCTGTTATCTACAAATAA
- a CDS encoding DksA/TraR family C4-type zinc finger protein produces MASGWANDDAVNEQINSTIEDAVARARGEIPRGDSLYECEECGDPIPEARRQAVRGVRLCLNCQQEKDSKNSSYTGYNRRGSKESQLR; encoded by the coding sequence ATGGCCTCAGGTTGGGCAAATGACGACGCTGTGAACGAACAGATCAACAGTACAATTGAAGATGCTGTCGCCCGCGCAAGAGGTGAAATTCCGCGCGGTGATAGCCTGTATGAATGTGAAGAATGCGGTGACCCGATACCCGAAGCACGCCGACAGGCAGTGCGCGGCGTAAGACTGTGCCTTAACTGCCAGCAGGAGAAAGATTCAAAAAATTCATCCTATACGGGATATAATCGCAGAGGTTCAAAAGAAAGCCAGCTACGTTGA
- the mcbA gene encoding DUF1471 family periplasmic protein McbA has product MKKCLALLIATTLAGVAFAASAAQPLNSPDTSQLRASGTVSATGATNLSDLEDKLAEKAQEQGAKGFVVNSAGGKNQMYGTATIYK; this is encoded by the coding sequence ATGAAAAAATGCCTCGCATTACTCATCGCCACTACGCTTGCCGGTGTGGCATTCGCGGCATCAGCAGCACAGCCTCTCAATAGCCCCGATACCAGTCAGCTACGCGCGTCAGGTACCGTCTCTGCGACTGGCGCAACCAACCTGAGCGACCTGGAGGATAAACTGGCGGAAAAAGCGCAAGAACAAGGCGCGAAAGGCTTTGTGGTTAATTCCGCAGGCGGTAAGAACCAGATGTACGGCACCGCGACCATTTACAAGTAA